A portion of the uncultured Bacteroides sp. genome contains these proteins:
- a CDS encoding DUF4982 domain-containing protein: MKYKALFLAFLSMSFLVNATEVRSKYNFNSAWLLQIGDVSGAEQPGFKDANWEKVTLPRAFNEDEAFKVSIDQLTDTVVWYRKHFRLPKGSADKKVFVEFEGVRQGADFYVNGKHIGLHENGVMAVGFDLTPYLNPEKENVIALRIDNNWEYKERATGAKYQWSNRNFNANYGGIPKNVWLHITDKLYQTLPLYSNLKTTGVYVYADDMRVKERQATIHAESQIRNEHSKTLHVVYEASVFDREGTLVKTFKGEEITIFPNETKMLKASAQVNGLHFWSWGYGYLYTVKTRLIVSGKVLDEVATRTGFRKTLFAEGKVWLNDRVIQLKGYAQRTSNEWPGVGLSVPPWLSDYSNGLMVKSNANLVRWMHVTPWKQDVESCDRVGLIQAMPAGDAEKDCAGEQWRQRTEVMRDAIIYNRNNPSILFYECGNESISEEHMAEMKNIRDAYDPRGGRAIGSREMLDSRIAEYGGEMLYINKSARHPMWAMEYSRDEGLRKYWDEYSYPYHKEGAGPLYRGADASDYNHNQDALAIEGVRRWYDYWIERPGTGRRVSSGGAKIIFSDTNTHFRGEENYRRSGVTDAMRIPKDAFFANQVMWDGWVDVEVPRTSIIGHWNYKPQTIKPVYVVSNANKVELFVNGKSKGFGEQESQFLFTFKDVAWEAGKIEVVAYDEHDKEVSRDAKFTVGTPERIKLSLIQNPKGFYADGADMVLIQAEVVDANGMRCPLANDKLKFTLDGPAEWRGGIAQGPDNYILSTVLPVECGINRALIRSKVTAGKITLTAQAEGLTSDILVFTSLPLEAGLASVVGNSTLKLTSKLPSVEIGNGLSRFIPSDLLLGSLDRGETPSTPSYVDTKADVSVLSAVAGANQKDAVNSFDDNELSEWRNDGHLSTAWITYKLSRMAPIDEICMKLTGWRSRSYPLEIYAGKELIWSGDTQKSLGYVHMKVKPVRADEITIRLKGSTTESEGFGQITELAAPQELDLYRAKDGDKRGNELRIVEVEFLESLN; encoded by the coding sequence ATGAAATATAAAGCTCTTTTTCTTGCGTTTTTATCAATGAGTTTCTTGGTAAATGCGACTGAAGTTCGTAGTAAATACAACTTTAATTCGGCTTGGCTACTCCAAATAGGAGATGTTTCCGGAGCCGAACAACCCGGCTTTAAAGATGCTAATTGGGAGAAAGTAACTCTTCCCAGAGCTTTCAATGAAGATGAGGCCTTTAAGGTGAGCATTGACCAACTGACGGATACGGTAGTTTGGTATCGAAAACATTTTAGGCTTCCAAAGGGAAGCGCTGATAAGAAGGTCTTTGTTGAGTTTGAAGGAGTGCGGCAGGGCGCTGATTTCTATGTGAACGGTAAGCATATCGGGCTTCATGAGAATGGAGTGATGGCTGTTGGTTTCGACTTAACTCCGTACTTGAATCCGGAAAAAGAGAATGTGATTGCTTTGCGGATTGATAATAACTGGGAATACAAAGAAAGGGCAACGGGTGCGAAATATCAATGGAGCAATCGGAATTTTAATGCGAATTATGGAGGAATACCCAAGAATGTTTGGTTGCACATCACCGATAAACTTTATCAAACGCTACCTCTTTATAGTAATCTCAAAACAACGGGTGTGTATGTGTATGCCGACGATATGAGAGTAAAAGAACGGCAAGCGACTATTCATGCAGAGTCACAAATACGAAATGAACACTCGAAAACTCTTCATGTGGTTTATGAAGCGAGTGTATTTGATAGGGAGGGTACTTTAGTGAAGACATTCAAAGGTGAGGAAATAACGATTTTTCCAAATGAAACAAAGATGCTGAAAGCTTCTGCGCAGGTGAATGGATTACATTTCTGGAGTTGGGGATACGGTTATCTGTATACGGTCAAAACTCGATTGATCGTAAGCGGTAAGGTGCTGGATGAAGTTGCCACAAGAACCGGCTTTCGGAAGACTCTCTTTGCCGAAGGAAAGGTTTGGTTGAATGATAGGGTGATTCAACTGAAAGGATATGCACAACGTACGAGCAATGAATGGCCGGGTGTGGGACTCTCTGTGCCGCCTTGGTTGAGTGATTACTCTAATGGTTTGATGGTGAAAAGTAATGCTAATCTGGTTCGCTGGATGCATGTGACGCCTTGGAAACAGGATGTGGAGTCGTGCGACCGTGTAGGACTGATTCAGGCAATGCCGGCGGGTGATGCGGAGAAAGATTGTGCTGGTGAGCAATGGAGACAAAGGACAGAAGTGATGCGTGATGCGATTATATATAATAGGAATAACCCCAGTATTTTGTTTTATGAATGTGGCAATGAGTCTATTAGTGAAGAGCACATGGCAGAAATGAAGAATATTCGTGATGCGTATGATCCTCGTGGCGGACGGGCTATTGGTTCTCGTGAGATGCTTGACAGCCGCATAGCCGAATATGGTGGTGAGATGCTTTACATAAACAAGAGTGCCCGCCATCCGATGTGGGCGATGGAATATTCTCGTGATGAAGGCTTGCGCAAGTACTGGGATGAATATAGCTATCCGTATCACAAAGAGGGTGCGGGGCCTTTGTATAGAGGGGCAGACGCAAGCGATTATAATCATAATCAGGATGCTTTAGCTATTGAGGGTGTGCGTCGTTGGTACGATTATTGGATTGAGCGCCCCGGCACAGGGCGACGGGTCAGTTCAGGTGGTGCGAAGATCATCTTTTCGGATACCAATACGCATTTCCGTGGAGAAGAGAATTATCGTCGCAGCGGGGTGACTGATGCCATGCGCATACCTAAGGATGCTTTCTTTGCCAACCAAGTGATGTGGGACGGTTGGGTTGATGTGGAAGTACCACGTACATCTATTATTGGACATTGGAACTACAAGCCACAAACGATTAAGCCCGTATATGTAGTCTCTAATGCAAATAAGGTTGAACTTTTTGTAAATGGCAAGTCTAAAGGCTTTGGAGAGCAAGAATCTCAATTCCTGTTTACTTTCAAGGATGTGGCTTGGGAAGCGGGTAAGATAGAAGTTGTTGCTTATGATGAACATGACAAGGAAGTGAGTCGTGATGCGAAGTTTACTGTTGGTACTCCAGAGAGAATCAAGCTAAGCCTCATTCAGAATCCGAAAGGTTTTTATGCAGATGGTGCCGATATGGTACTTATTCAGGCAGAGGTTGTAGATGCTAATGGCATGCGTTGCCCACTTGCTAATGACAAACTGAAATTTACTCTTGATGGTCCGGCTGAATGGCGGGGAGGTATTGCTCAAGGGCCTGATAATTACATTCTTTCTACAGTTCTTCCTGTGGAATGTGGCATCAATCGTGCTTTAATTCGCTCTAAAGTTACAGCGGGCAAGATAACACTCACCGCTCAGGCTGAAGGACTTACCTCTGATATATTAGTATTTACATCACTTCCATTAGAAGCAGGACTTGCTTCTGTAGTAGGAAACTCTACTCTCAAGTTAACCTCGAAGTTACCTTCGGTAGAAATAGGGAATGGTTTGAGTCGTTTTATCCCTAGTGATTTACTCCTTGGTAGTTTGGATCGTGGTGAAACACCATCCACTCCATCTTATGTTGATACGAAGGCGGATGTTTCTGTGCTTTCTGCTGTTGCCGGTGCAAATCAAAAGGATGCGGTTAATAGCTTTGACGACAATGAACTGAGTGAATGGCGCAACGATGGGCATTTGTCGACAGCATGGATTACGTATAAACTCTCTCGTATGGCACCGATTGATGAAATTTGCATGAAACTTACGGGATGGAGATCGCGTAGTTACCCTTTGGAAATTTATGCTGGTAAGGAACTTATTTGGAGTGGGGATACCCAAAAGAGTTTGGGCTATGTGCATATGAAGGTGAAACCAGTTCGGGCAGATGAAATAACAATCCGATTGAAAGGAAGTACTACAGAGAGTGAGGGCTTTGGACAGATTACGGAATTGGCTGCCCCGCAAGAACTCGACTTGTATCGTGCCAAAGATGGCGATAAAAGAGGAAATGAACTAAGGATTGTAGAAGTGGAGTTTCTGGAATCACTAAACTGA
- a CDS encoding rhamnogalacturonan lyase translates to MKQITIIISFLLFGSILAFPQPFRGEKLSRGFIGVPIEHAMYFSWRMFVDDSQTLAFDLYRSMDGGPEIKLNQRPIIQTSDFRDETVNFDANNRWILKIGDRVVGLFERKKGGAKDPFLRVPIQKPEDGEIAGEPFVYTANDCSVGDLDGDGNYEIVLKWTPSNSKRPPQRGFTGNTYLDAYKLDGTRLWRIDLGPNIRSGAATTNFLVFDYDGDGRAELCCKTGDGTVDGIGHVIGDSKVDWRTWDKESPTYGKIVNGPEYLSVFEGTSGRVLDTKEYIPTRYPLDGWGGIGGNGGNDSTGGRSDRFTAGVAFLDRKTPSPVMVRGWYGRTVVAAWTFTSGKLKNLWTFDSATPGLEAYSGMGNHSLTVADFDGDGCDEICVGAMTVDNNGKGLYTTGLRHGDALHASDLIPSRPGLEVFGVHENEGNDSIVQRTPAVAMFDGATGEIIWQDGLGLDAGRGVAADIDPRYEGAECWGGPGGLRRGDKGQFISSKKPNSCNFTIYWDADSLAELLDHTSISKWNWKTEQTDLLLKAEGVISNNGTKANPCLSGDILGDWREEVIWPSMDQTELRIYTTTISAKDRRSTLMSDRQYRLAIAWQNVGYNQPPHSSKR, encoded by the coding sequence ATGAAACAAATAACCATAATAATTTCATTTCTCCTCTTTGGAAGCATTCTTGCTTTCCCACAACCTTTTAGAGGAGAAAAGCTTTCAAGAGGCTTTATCGGTGTTCCCATAGAACATGCGATGTATTTTAGTTGGAGAATGTTTGTTGATGATTCTCAGACACTGGCATTCGATCTTTATCGTAGTATGGATGGTGGCCCGGAGATAAAATTGAATCAAAGGCCTATTATTCAAACATCGGATTTTAGAGATGAAACGGTTAATTTCGATGCAAATAATCGTTGGATCTTAAAAATAGGCGATCGTGTTGTGGGACTTTTCGAACGTAAGAAAGGAGGAGCTAAAGATCCTTTTTTGCGTGTTCCTATTCAAAAACCGGAAGATGGAGAGATTGCAGGTGAGCCGTTTGTTTACACAGCTAATGATTGCAGTGTAGGTGATCTAGATGGAGATGGCAATTATGAAATTGTGTTGAAATGGACACCATCTAATTCCAAACGTCCGCCTCAACGTGGATTTACAGGTAATACATACCTTGATGCTTATAAGTTAGATGGGACGAGGTTATGGCGTATTGACCTTGGACCGAATATTCGTTCAGGAGCCGCTACTACTAATTTCCTTGTTTTTGATTATGATGGAGATGGACGCGCTGAACTTTGTTGCAAGACAGGAGATGGTACGGTAGATGGCATCGGTCATGTAATTGGTGATTCGAAGGTGGACTGGAGAACATGGGACAAAGAGAGCCCTACTTATGGTAAGATTGTCAATGGCCCTGAATATCTGAGTGTTTTTGAAGGAACTAGCGGAAGAGTTTTAGATACGAAAGAATATATTCCAACCCGTTATCCTTTGGATGGTTGGGGAGGTATTGGAGGTAACGGTGGAAATGATAGTACCGGAGGACGTTCGGATCGATTTACTGCCGGAGTTGCTTTTTTGGATAGGAAAACACCTTCTCCTGTTATGGTGAGAGGATGGTATGGTCGTACAGTAGTGGCTGCGTGGACTTTTACAAGTGGTAAGTTGAAGAATCTTTGGACATTTGATAGTGCTACTCCCGGTTTGGAAGCTTATTCAGGTATGGGGAATCATAGCCTTACAGTTGCTGATTTTGATGGTGATGGTTGTGATGAGATTTGTGTCGGAGCAATGACTGTAGACAATAATGGGAAAGGACTCTATACTACTGGGCTGCGACATGGGGATGCTTTGCACGCTAGCGATTTAATTCCCTCAAGACCCGGGTTGGAAGTCTTTGGAGTACATGAGAATGAAGGGAACGATTCGATCGTTCAACGTACTCCTGCTGTTGCTATGTTTGATGGCGCCACGGGAGAGATCATCTGGCAGGATGGGTTAGGCTTGGATGCGGGCAGAGGCGTTGCTGCTGATATTGACCCACGATATGAGGGTGCAGAGTGTTGGGGAGGTCCCGGTGGATTGCGCCGCGGTGATAAAGGACAATTTATAAGTAGTAAAAAGCCTAATTCTTGTAATTTTACTATTTATTGGGATGCAGATTCACTTGCTGAATTGTTGGATCACACTTCAATAAGTAAGTGGAATTGGAAGACAGAGCAAACTGATTTGTTGTTGAAAGCAGAAGGGGTTATTTCGAATAATGGAACAAAAGCAAATCCTTGTTTATCAGGGGACATCTTGGGTGATTGGCGGGAAGAAGTTATATGGCCTTCTATGGATCAGACGGAATTGCGTATCTATACAACTACTATATCGGCAAAAGATCGGAGATCTACTTTAATGAGTGACAGGCAATATCGATTGGCTATTGCTTGGCAGAATGTGGGATATAATCAACCGCCGCATTCTAGTAAACGCTGA
- a CDS encoding IS4 family transposase — MDEESFVSRSKDGSEGQFTRERKLPFKSLIVMLLRGVKSSLQRELDSFFKSVLTTDYNIRSLTKGALSQSRQKLKPEAFKEINENACSSFYGGAPYHQWEGHRLLSVDGSRLHLPNHPSIKAEFGESMVGRNGSKPVSMALISLLYDPLNMLTLDSQIGAWSESEQSLLLKHLDTLQAGDLLLADRGYPSIYLFYLLREKGVDFCFRMKENWWLPVRSFQQSGLKEMIVELSLPKKDYEKFSGQNMAQQAPISCRLTLIELGNGDKEVLCTSLTDTERYPYELFASLYHLRWGEEEAYKLLKERLDLEDFSGKTAKAVKQDFHAKVLMMTLCAALSFPIEEKVRRESKREVLEKKRKYEKKLNRTSALAMFHDIAIGIFIKKDIKKALKAFDQLMCKTCEIIRPDRANPRNQKVKQPYYMNKKKL, encoded by the coding sequence ATTGATGAAGAATCATTTGTCAGCCGTTCCAAAGACGGCTCGGAGGGGCAATTCACAAGGGAAAGGAAATTACCATTCAAATCACTGATAGTCATGTTGCTACGAGGGGTTAAATCTTCTCTTCAGCGAGAGTTGGATTCGTTTTTCAAGTCAGTTTTGACGACCGATTATAATATTCGCTCTCTCACCAAAGGCGCCTTAAGTCAGTCCCGTCAGAAATTAAAGCCGGAGGCTTTTAAAGAAATCAATGAAAATGCCTGTTCCAGTTTTTATGGGGGAGCTCCCTATCATCAATGGGAGGGTCATCGGTTATTATCCGTAGATGGCAGTCGTTTGCATTTGCCCAATCATCCAAGTATAAAGGCGGAGTTCGGCGAATCTATGGTTGGGCGTAATGGCTCCAAGCCGGTATCAATGGCCTTGATTTCTCTTCTTTATGATCCGTTAAACATGCTAACGCTAGATTCTCAAATCGGGGCCTGGAGTGAAAGTGAGCAATCTCTTTTACTCAAGCACTTGGATACATTGCAGGCAGGTGATTTATTGTTGGCGGATCGAGGTTATCCAAGCATTTATCTGTTTTATTTATTGAGAGAAAAAGGAGTTGATTTTTGTTTCCGGATGAAAGAAAACTGGTGGCTTCCGGTAAGGAGTTTTCAGCAGAGCGGACTAAAGGAAATGATCGTGGAACTCTCTTTGCCCAAAAAAGACTATGAAAAATTTTCCGGCCAGAATATGGCACAACAAGCCCCCATCAGTTGTCGATTGACTTTGATAGAACTGGGAAATGGTGACAAAGAGGTTTTATGCACATCCTTAACCGATACAGAACGTTATCCTTATGAATTATTTGCCTCCCTGTATCATTTACGTTGGGGTGAAGAGGAAGCCTATAAACTGTTGAAAGAGCGGTTGGATCTGGAAGATTTTTCAGGAAAAACAGCAAAAGCCGTCAAACAGGATTTTCATGCCAAAGTATTGATGATGACCCTCTGTGCGGCACTTTCTTTTCCAATAGAAGAAAAAGTAAGGCGGGAAAGCAAGCGGGAAGTCCTTGAGAAAAAACGTAAATATGAGAAAAAGCTCAATCGAACATCTGCATTAGCCATGTTTCACGACATTGCCATAGGTATATTCATCAAGAAAGATATAAAAAAGGCTCTGAAGGCTTTTGATCAATTGATGTGTAAAACCTGTGAAATCATCAGGCCGGACAGAGCTAATCCCAGAAATCAGAAAGTCAAACAACCGTATTATATGAATAAGAAGAAGTTATAG
- a CDS encoding RagB/SusD family nutrient uptake outer membrane protein — MRLKTIVSSITCTVALASCGDMDYKEYANYGKDYMELSYDNVSGLITNIYTKLDYDFGQDYSGGMLASACDEAEYAYTSNDICDFYNGAWSPANAKEKTWTNSYAAIQMCNHYLDDFQGLTFSELALNQDYDAKMYAYKNYTHEARFLRAYFYFNLVRQYGDVPLVEHVPTTAEVNSLTRTSAKEVFAFIETECDDIMNKIIPDYSNLGSWALSTPETARANRLTVIALKARAALYMASPLFNTTNSPELWHKAALANKAVLDSCAKYKKALSKYSELWGENNWSIDKTRDEMIFMRRMYPDATNTLEGYNFPIGVEGGKSGNCPTQTLVDAYEMKATGKLWNEEGSGYNAADPYAGRDPRFGLTVAKNGDTKWPTYNTLALQTYSGGANGAPISGATPTGYYLKKYCDASVNLTAAKKNTKRHTWITYRLGEFYLNYAEAVFKYLGSADAISTEFPLSAREAVNMIRNRSDVKLPALTTGLSNDAFWKKYENERMVELAFEGHRFWDVRRWKEGDKLKSITEMEITKNADGTFTYTRKVVNRSWDDKMYLFPIPQSERMKNPNLTQNAGWK; from the coding sequence ATGAGATTAAAGACAATAGTAAGCAGTATCACTTGCACGGTAGCCTTAGCTTCGTGCGGTGATATGGACTATAAAGAATATGCCAATTACGGGAAAGATTATATGGAACTTTCCTACGATAATGTTAGTGGATTGATAACGAACATTTATACCAAACTGGATTACGACTTTGGTCAGGATTATTCTGGTGGAATGTTGGCTTCAGCATGTGATGAGGCTGAATATGCTTATACATCAAATGATATCTGTGATTTCTACAACGGGGCATGGAGTCCGGCAAATGCCAAAGAAAAAACGTGGACAAATAGTTATGCAGCTATTCAAATGTGCAATCATTACTTAGATGATTTTCAGGGACTTACTTTCTCTGAATTGGCATTGAATCAGGATTATGATGCTAAAATGTATGCTTATAAGAATTATACGCATGAGGCTCGTTTTCTAAGGGCTTATTTCTATTTCAACTTGGTGCGTCAATACGGTGATGTTCCTTTGGTGGAGCATGTGCCTACAACGGCTGAAGTAAATAGTTTGACCCGCACTTCTGCGAAAGAAGTTTTTGCTTTTATTGAAACAGAGTGCGATGATATTATGAACAAAATTATTCCAGATTATAGTAACTTGGGCTCTTGGGCCTTAAGCACACCTGAGACTGCACGTGCCAACAGATTGACGGTTATTGCATTGAAAGCCCGTGCTGCATTGTATATGGCAAGCCCCTTGTTTAATACGACGAATTCACCGGAGCTCTGGCATAAAGCTGCTTTGGCAAATAAAGCGGTGTTGGATTCTTGTGCCAAATACAAGAAGGCACTAAGTAAGTACTCGGAATTGTGGGGTGAAAATAACTGGTCAATTGACAAGACTAGGGATGAGATGATTTTTATGCGCCGCATGTATCCCGACGCAACAAATACATTGGAAGGCTATAATTTCCCTATTGGTGTGGAAGGAGGAAAATCGGGCAATTGCCCCACGCAAACGCTGGTGGACGCTTATGAGATGAAAGCAACGGGTAAGTTGTGGAATGAGGAAGGAAGTGGTTACAACGCTGCTGATCCTTATGCCGGGCGTGATCCTCGCTTTGGATTAACTGTCGCTAAGAATGGTGATACAAAATGGCCTACTTACAACACGCTTGCCCTTCAGACATATTCTGGTGGTGCCAATGGAGCACCGATATCAGGTGCCACTCCTACCGGTTATTACCTGAAGAAGTATTGCGACGCATCCGTTAATCTTACTGCAGCAAAAAAGAATACGAAACGGCACACGTGGATTACGTATCGTTTGGGTGAGTTCTATTTAAATTATGCTGAAGCTGTTTTTAAGTATTTGGGTTCTGCGGATGCCATTTCTACTGAATTTCCTTTGTCGGCTCGCGAAGCGGTGAATATGATTCGTAATCGTTCAGATGTAAAGCTCCCAGCGTTAACAACGGGGTTATCAAACGATGCATTTTGGAAAAAGTATGAAAATGAGCGAATGGTTGAGTTAGCATTTGAAGGTCATCGTTTCTGGGATGTGAGAAGATGGAAAGAAGGGGATAAACTGAAGAGTATCACTGAAATGGAAATTACTAAAAATGCCGATGGGACTTTTACCTATACACGAAAAGTAGTTAATCGTTCTTGGGATGATAAAATGTATCTTTTCCCTATTCCTCAATCTGAGAGGATGAAGAATCCTAACTTGACACAGAATGCAGGTTGGAAGTAA
- a CDS encoding SusC/RagA family TonB-linked outer membrane protein, whose amino-acid sequence MKKNKVIIPLLLACVSLQGFSQEPNDSIIGKPKRFVNQAVHIGYNATQRLEESTASTSTVYSEDFNKRGAKSVANSLFGYGLGLTTLEGSGTYTTQESTFYIRGLQSLSTSSPLVLVDGIERDLNYITPAEVESVTILKDAAAVALYGYKGINGVINVVTKRGKYNTKEVKISYDHAINWQARRPKFVDAATYGNAMNEALTNDGQAVRYSNDELNAFRSGEYPYLYPNIDWTKETFKDTGASNIYNVSFRGGGTKFRYFAMADLTNNSGFIAKPNMNDGYSTQDMYSKGSLRTNLDIDLSPKTKLKLNLSGTLSESRAPGANTTDHVGADLWNMIYTLPSAAFPDKLADGTWGGNATWAGTSNPVAMSQAASYSKAHNYSLYADMTLSQDLSSILPGLGANVLLAYDDIANYWENHSKTFVYGSDAATTWSDGEPITTQHYTGGTDSGLGTDADVIGWNRVFNFAGSLDYNRAFGLHSIYSQLKWDYEYRNTKGLNHVWYRQNASFYTHYGYNGRYFADLTLVASESNKLAPGHKWAFSPTISAAWVLSKENFMKNVSFVDFLKLRASFGVINADRLPISDDTDQEGYWEQVYTGGSYYPFDTGYSVGTSSWTLGRLASLNSTHEKAYKYNVGLDATLFHGLNLTVDGYYQRRSDIWLSSSGQYSSVLGFTAPFENGGIVDSWGFEIGADYTESIGEVTFNLGANFTLAKNKIIDMMEEPRMYSNLVQTGNPLKQVYGLQALGFFKDQADIDASPAQKFGEVKPGDIKYKDVNGDSKIDENDMCDLGYSTTAPEIYYSFHLGAEWKGLGFDAMFQGTGNYSAVLNTKSVYWPLVNNTTISQHYYDNRWTEENQNAKYPRLTSQSNGNNLQTNTVWLEDRSFLKLRSVELYYKLPQLLIKKTKIMNGAKLYLRGVDLLCFDHIKIADPEAYGATNPLTRSIVAGLTVEF is encoded by the coding sequence ATGAAGAAAAATAAAGTAATCATTCCGCTACTTCTTGCTTGCGTTAGCTTGCAAGGATTCTCGCAGGAACCTAATGATAGTATTATAGGCAAGCCAAAAAGGTTTGTGAACCAGGCTGTCCATATTGGTTATAATGCCACGCAACGTCTGGAAGAATCGACAGCCTCGACTTCTACTGTCTATAGTGAGGATTTTAATAAGCGAGGAGCAAAGAGTGTGGCCAATTCACTCTTTGGTTATGGTTTAGGCTTGACAACTCTGGAAGGCTCTGGCACTTACACTACACAAGAATCTACCTTTTATATTCGTGGGTTGCAAAGTTTATCAACTAGTAGTCCATTAGTATTAGTGGATGGAATAGAACGTGATTTGAATTATATAACTCCAGCAGAAGTAGAATCTGTTACGATATTGAAAGATGCGGCAGCGGTGGCGCTTTATGGATACAAAGGTATCAATGGAGTTATTAATGTGGTAACGAAACGAGGGAAGTATAATACTAAAGAGGTGAAGATTTCCTACGACCATGCTATTAATTGGCAGGCACGCCGCCCTAAATTTGTAGATGCAGCTACGTACGGTAATGCGATGAATGAAGCATTAACAAATGATGGGCAAGCAGTTCGTTATTCTAATGATGAATTAAATGCTTTCCGTTCGGGAGAATACCCTTATCTCTATCCGAACATTGATTGGACTAAAGAAACATTTAAAGATACGGGTGCTTCAAATATCTACAATGTTAGCTTTCGCGGAGGTGGCACAAAATTCCGTTATTTTGCTATGGCAGACTTGACAAATAACAGCGGATTTATTGCTAAACCTAATATGAACGATGGTTATTCTACTCAAGACATGTATTCTAAAGGTAGTCTTAGAACGAATTTGGATATTGACTTGAGTCCTAAAACAAAATTAAAGCTAAATTTGTCAGGGACGTTAAGCGAGTCGAGAGCTCCTGGCGCAAATACGACAGACCATGTTGGCGCAGATTTATGGAACATGATATATACTCTTCCCTCTGCTGCTTTCCCTGATAAATTAGCGGACGGTACTTGGGGAGGTAACGCCACTTGGGCAGGAACGAGCAACCCGGTGGCCATGTCGCAGGCGGCTTCGTATTCAAAAGCGCACAATTATTCACTTTACGCTGACATGACTTTGTCGCAAGATTTATCTTCCATCTTGCCGGGATTAGGAGCTAATGTGCTTTTGGCTTATGATGATATTGCTAATTACTGGGAAAATCATTCCAAGACATTTGTATATGGAAGTGATGCTGCTACTACATGGTCGGATGGCGAACCGATCACTACACAGCATTATACCGGCGGTACGGATAGCGGACTGGGAACAGATGCTGATGTAATCGGATGGAATAGAGTCTTTAATTTCGCAGGAAGTCTGGACTATAATCGTGCATTTGGACTCCATAGTATCTATTCTCAATTAAAGTGGGACTATGAATATAGAAATACAAAAGGATTGAATCATGTATGGTATCGTCAAAATGCTTCTTTTTATACTCATTATGGATATAATGGGCGCTATTTTGCTGATCTAACTCTTGTGGCTTCAGAGTCGAACAAGCTTGCTCCAGGGCATAAATGGGCTTTTTCTCCAACAATTTCCGCAGCTTGGGTATTGTCAAAAGAGAATTTTATGAAGAATGTCTCTTTTGTTGATTTCTTGAAGCTAAGAGCTTCTTTTGGGGTTATCAATGCAGACAGACTTCCGATTAGTGATGATACGGATCAAGAAGGTTATTGGGAACAAGTTTATACGGGAGGTTCTTATTATCCGTTCGATACCGGTTATTCTGTAGGGACAAGCAGTTGGACATTAGGGCGCTTGGCTTCACTAAACTCTACTCATGAAAAGGCTTACAAATACAATGTAGGTTTGGATGCTACATTGTTTCATGGGCTGAATTTAACTGTAGATGGCTATTATCAACGTAGGAGTGATATTTGGCTTTCTTCTAGTGGTCAGTATTCTTCAGTGTTGGGATTTACGGCTCCGTTTGAAAACGGTGGCATTGTGGATAGTTGGGGATTTGAGATTGGTGCAGATTACACAGAGAGCATCGGTGAGGTGACATTTAATCTCGGCGCCAATTTCACTTTGGCTAAAAACAAGATTATAGATATGATGGAGGAACCCCGTATGTATTCGAATTTAGTACAAACCGGGAATCCTTTAAAGCAAGTATATGGCTTGCAAGCTCTTGGATTCTTTAAAGATCAAGCGGATATTGACGCTAGTCCGGCTCAAAAATTTGGAGAGGTGAAGCCTGGTGACATCAAATATAAGGATGTAAATGGTGACAGCAAGATCGATGAGAATGATATGTGTGATTTGGGTTATAGTACAACTGCTCCTGAAATTTATTACTCGTTCCATTTGGGCGCTGAATGGAAAGGACTAGGCTTCGATGCCATGTTCCAGGGAACAGGAAACTACTCTGCTGTTTTAAATACAAAGAGTGTCTATTGGCCTTTGGTGAATAATACGACCATTTCTCAACACTATTATGACAATCGCTGGACGGAAGAAAATCAAAATGCTAAGTACCCCCGTTTAACTTCTCAAAGCAACGGTAATAACCTCCAAACTAATACGGTTTGGTTGGAAGATCGTTCGTTTTTGAAGCTACGTTCGGTAGAACTTTATTACAAGCTGCCACAATTGTTGATCAAGAAGACAAAGATCATGAACGGTGCGAAACTCTATTTGAGAGGTGTTGATTTGCTCTGCTTCGACCACATCAAGATTGCGGATCCGGAAGCCTACGGAGCGACAAATCCTTTAACACGGAGCATCGTGGCAGGATTAACGGTCGAGTTTTAA